From one Montipora capricornis isolate CH-2021 chromosome 10, ASM3666992v2, whole genome shotgun sequence genomic stretch:
- the LOC138021318 gene encoding dehydrogenase/reductase SDR family member 4-like isoform X2, whose translation MISSREKENVTKAVSEVEKEEQGCSVKGVVCHVANPEHRKNLIEQTLHHFGGIDILVSNAAVNPVFGPLIQTPEDAWDKIFDVNLKSAFMLAKDTIPLMEKRRGGSVIFISSIAAFKPFRGLGAYGVSKTALVGLTKVLADECGHMGVRVNCVAPGIIKTKFSEALWSNGSLSDHLLKMTPLGRLGVSSDISGAVSFLSSDQASYITGETLVVSGGLHSRL comes from the exons ATGATTAGTAGCAGAGAGAAGGAAAATGTGACTAAAGCTGTTTCTGAGGTGGAAAAGGAAGAGCAAGGGTGTTCTGTAAAAGGCGTGGTATGCCATGTTGCGAACCCCGAACATCGGAAAAATCTTATTGAACAG ACATTACATCACTTTGGTGGAATTGATATCTTAGTATCAAATGCAGCAGTAAATCCAGTGTTTGGACCGCTTATTCAG acACCTGAGGATGCGTGGGACAAG ATATTTGATGTCAATTTAAAATCAGCATTCATGCTGGCAAAGGACACCATTCCACTGATGGAAAAAAGAAG gGGTGGATCAGtaattttcatttcatcaaTAGCTGCATTTAAACCATTTCGG GGCCTTGGTGCATATGGCGTAAGCAAAACAGCTTTAGTTGGTCTGACAAAGGTTTTAGCTGACGAATGTGGTCACATGGGTGTTAGAGTAAACTGTGTTGCTCCTGGGattatcaagacaaaatttagTGAAGCC TTATGGAGTAATGGTTCATTGTCTGATCATTTGCTTAAGATGACTCCACTTGGAAG GCTTGGTGTATCAAGTGATATAAGTGGAGCAGTGTCATTCCTTTCATCTGATCAAGCATCGTACATAACAGGAGAAACTCTAGTTGTAAGTGGAGGATTGCATTCAAGACTGTAA